The Salvelinus sp. IW2-2015 linkage group LG6.2, ASM291031v2, whole genome shotgun sequence genome window below encodes:
- the LOC111965761 gene encoding BTB/POZ domain-containing protein 18-like, which produces MWRYQRPGFEALLLAELQRQQRCRQFCDTVLRADGVSVPAHSCILFTLSPQLSCALSTSPAPPSGQSHLLDFQAFGACTLVRLVGLLYSGEMVGEAERQEGISAAPRLGIQGLVEVGKRDDKKEREVEDVVHQSRRRTGPSLVEEKRLMEWVSQRNVGVQTDRIVKRTVCTAEQ; this is translated from the exons ATGTGGCGGTATCAGAGGCCAGGGTTTGAGGCCTTACTCCTGGCAGAGCTTCAGAGACAGCAGAGGTGCAGACAGTTCTGTGACACGGTGCTCCGAGCAGACG GGGTGTCAGTACCGGCCCACAGTTGCATCCTGTTCACCCTAAGCCCCCAGCTGTCATGTGCCCTGTCCACCTCACCGGCACCTCCCTCTGGGCAAAGCCACCTACTGGATTTCCAGGCTTTTGGGGCATGCACCCTGGTGAGGCTGGTGGGTCTGCTGTACTCTGGGGAGATGGTGGGAGAGGCGGAGAGGCAGGAGGGGATTTCTGCTGCTCCTAGGCTGGGCATCCAAGGACTGGTGGAGGTCGGAAAGAGGGATGACaagaaagaaagggaggtggAAGATGTGGTCCATCAGTCAAGGAGAAGAACGGGTCCAAGCttggtggaggagaagagactgaTGGAGTGGGTATCACAAAGGAACGTGGGGGTGCAAACGGACAGAATAGTCAAACGGACTGTCTGCACGGCAGAGCAGTGA